One window from the genome of Musa acuminata AAA Group cultivar baxijiao chromosome BXJ1-4, Cavendish_Baxijiao_AAA, whole genome shotgun sequence encodes:
- the LOC135671894 gene encoding amino acid permease 6-like: MVMASEVQGKSVPMEEASFEITSGRSRARDDFDDDGRVKRTGTLVTASAHIITAVIGSGVLSLAWALAQLGWIAGPTVLLIFSLITWFCSSLLADCYRSPQGKRNYRYKDAVRTHLGGVSSKLCALAQYVNLVGVTIGYTITTAISMGAVKRSNCFHRNGHDAACGESNTTNMTIFACIQIVLSQIPNFHKIWWLSIVAAIMSVAYSSIGLGLSIAKIAEGPHARTSLTGVTVGVDVSGSEKVWRTFQALGDIAFAYAYSNVLIEIQDTLRSSPPENQVMKKATTIGVLTTTTFYMLCGVLGYAAFGNTAPGNFLTGFGFYDPFWLVDIGNICIVVHLIGAFQVFAQPIFQFIETWSRNRWPDNRFVTTEHVINIPLLGDCPFSLFRMIWRSLFVIITAVVAMIFPFFNDFLGLIGAVSFWPLTVYFPVEMYIVQAQIRRFSATWTWLKILSILCLIVSLVAACGSVQGLIHSLQDYKPFKIS, encoded by the exons atgGTCATGGCGAGTGAGGTGCAGGGAAAGTCTGTCCCCATGGAGGAAGCCTCCTTCGAGATAACCAGCGGCCGCAGTCGGGCACGGGACGACTTCGACGACGACGGCCGCGTCAAGCGTACAG GGACGCTGGTGACTGCGAGTGCTCACATCATTACCGCCGTCATCGGCTCCGGGGTGCTCTCGCTCGCCTGGGCCTTGGCTCAGTTAGGGTGGATCGCTGGTCCGACAGTTCTCTTGATCTTCTCTCTCATCACCTGGTTCTGCTCCAGCCTCCTTGCGGACTGCTATCGATCTCCTCAGGGCAAGAGAAACTACAGATACAAAGATGCTGTGAGGACGCACCTAG GGGGTGTGAGCTCCAAACTGTGCGCACTGGCTCAGTACGTGAATCTTGTAGGAGTCACCATTGGCTATACCATCACGACGGCCATCAGCATGGG GGCCGTGAAAAGGTCGAACTGCTTCCACAGGAACGGCCACGACGCCGCGTGCGGGGAGTCCAACACCACCAACATGACCATCTTCGCGTGCATACAGATTGTTCTGTCTCAGATCCCTAATTTCCACAAGATCTGGTGGCTCTCCATTGTGGCGGCCATCATGTCCGTCGCCTACTCCAGTATCGGCCTCGGCCTCTCCATTGCCAAAATAGCAG AAGGGCCTCATGCGAGGACCAGCCTGACAGGAGTCACGGTGGGGGTGGATGTCTCGGGGAGCGAGAAGGTCTGGCGAACGTTTCAGGCTCTCGGGGACATCGCCTTTGCGTATGCTTACTCCAACGTTCTCATCGAGATCCAG GATACTCTGAGATCGAGTCCACCGGAAAACCAGGTGATGAAGAAGGCCACCACCATTGGGGtcctcaccaccaccaccttctaCATGCTGTGTGGTGTGCTGGGATATGCTGCGTTTGGGAACACTGCGCCCGGCAACTTCTTGACAGGATTCGGCTTCTACGATCCATTTTGGCTCGTCGACATCGGGAATATATGCATCGTCGTCCATCTCATCGGTGCTTTCCAG GTTTTTGCCCAACCAATTTTCCAATTCATCGAGACTTGGAGCCGGAACCGTTGGCCAGATAATCGTTTTGTGACAACTGAGCATGTGATCAACATTCCTTTGCTGGGTGATTGTCCCTTCAGTCTCTTCCGCATGATCTGGAGATCACTTTTCGTCATCATCACCGCTGTAGTTGCCATGATCTTTCCTTTCTTTAACGATTTCTTGGGTCTAATTGGGGCTGTTTCATTCTGGCCGCTAACTGTGTATTTTCCGGTGGAGATGTACATCGTGCAAGCACAAATTCGCAGGTTCTCTGCAACTTGGACATGGCTGAAGATCCTGAGCATTCTCTGCTTGATAGTGTCACTGGTGGCAGCCTGTGGATCTGTTCAAGGACTCATTCATAGCCTTCAAGACTACAAGCCTTTCAAGATCTCCTGA
- the LOC103982210 gene encoding leucine-rich repeat receptor-like serine/threonine-protein kinase BAM1, producing the protein MLLFYHLLLFVSLLSSPSTAADDGAGYAEEHRALLSLKAQLSDPGAALGPWDAATDHCSWPGVTCDDAGAVVSLDLSGRNLSGLLPPAVGRLRSLLRLSAAANSFSGPIPSELALLPALRHLNLSNNIFNGSFPAPLARLADLRVLDLYNNNLTGPLPRELAALPQLRHIHLGGNFFSGSIPPEYGSWQFLEYLAISGNELGGPIPPEIGNLSALRELYIGYYNSYDGGLPPEIGNLSTLLRLDAANCGLSGRIPPEMGNLRNLDTLFLQVNGLGGEIPPELSRLRSLKSMDLSNNALTGEIPPSFAALSNLTLLNLFRNKLFGAIPEFVGDLPELEVLQVWENNFTGSIPRRLGTNGRLQLLDLSSNKLTGSLPPDLCYGNKLQTLIALGNFLFGQIPESLGRCESLSRIRMGDNYLNGTIPQGLLSLPNLSQVELQDNYLTGGFPDTGSSSISPNLGQVCLSNNRLAGPLPPSIGNYSGLQKLLLNQNSFTGKIPPEVGRLQQLSKLDLSSNRFSGPITPEVSKCKLLTFVDLSRNELSGDVPADVAAMRILNYLNLSRNHLEGPIPVAISTMQSLTAVDFSYNNLSGVVPSTGQFSYFNATSFVGNPDLCGPYLGPCRPGISDDSHTARAKGALSASFKLLLVIGLLICSIAFAIAAIIKARSLKRASEARAWRLTAFQRLDFTCDDVLNCLKEENIIGKGGAGVVYKGVMPDGEQVAVKRLPAMSRGSSHDHGFNAEIQTLGRIRHRHIVRLLGFCSNHETNLLVYEYMPNGSLGEVLHGKKGGHLLWDTRYKIAVEAAKGLCYLHHDCSPLILHRDVKSNNILLDSNFEAHVADFGLAKFLQDTGTSECMSAIAGSYGYIAPEYAYTLKVDEKSDVYSFGVVLLELVTGRKPVGEFGDGVDIVQWVRKVTGSNKEEVTKILDPRLPTLPVHEAMHVFYVAMLCVEEQSVERPTMREVVQILTELPKPPLKQGEDSSSGNVSAPPPPAAPVESPAKENKDEQQQQQQQPASNSPPSDLLSI; encoded by the exons ATGCTCTTGTTCTACCACCTCCTCCTCTTTGTTTCCCTCCTCAGCTCGCCCTCCACGGCGGCCGACGACGGCGCCGGCTACGCGGAGGAACACCGCGCTCTTCTCTCCCTCAAGGCTCAGCTTTCCGACCCCGGCGCCGCCCTCGGCCCCTGGGACGCCGCCACCGACCACTGCTCCTGGCCTGGCGTCACGTGCGACGACGCCGGCGCCGTCGTCTCCCTCGACCTTTCCGGGCGCAATCTCTCCGGCCTCCTCCCTCCCGCCGTCGGCCGCCTCCGCTCTCTCCTCCGCCTCTCCGCCGCTGCCAACTCCTTCTCCGGTCCCATCCCGTCTGAACTGGCCCTCCTCCCCGCCCTCCGCCACCTCAACCTCTCCAACAACATCTTCAATGGCTCCTTCCCGGCTCCCCTCGCCCGCCTCGCCGACCTCCGCGTTCTCGACCTCTACAATAACAACCTCACCGGCCCCCTGCCCAGGGAGTTGGCCGCTCTGCCGCAGCTCCGCCACATTCACCTCGGCGGCAACTTCTTCTCCGGCTCCATCCCCCCGGAATACGGCAGCTGGCAGTTCCTCGAGTACCTCGCCATCTCCGGCAACGAGCTGGGCGGCCCCATTCCCCCGGAGATCGGCAACCTCTCCGCGCTCCGGGAGCTCTACATCGGTTACTACAACAGCTACGACGGTGGTCTCCCGCCGGAGATCGGCAACCTCTCCACGCTGCTCCGCCTCGACGCCGCCAACTGCGGCCTCTCCGGCCGCATCCCGCCCGAGATGGGCAACCTCCGGAACCTCGACACCCTCTTCCTCCAGGTGAACGGCCTCGGCGGCGAGATCCCGCCGGAGCTCAGCCGCCTCCGCAGCCTCAAGTCCATGGACCTCTCCAACAATGCCCTCACCGGCGAGATCCCGCCGAGCTTCGCCGCGCTCAGCAACCTCACTCTCCTCAACCTCTTCCGCAACAAGCTGTTCGGTGCAATCCCGGAGTTCGTGGGCGACCTCCCCGAGCTCGAGGTGCTCCAGGTGTGGGAGAACAACTTCACCGGGAGCATCCCTCGCCGTCTCGGAACCAACGGCCGCCTTCAGCTCCTCGACCTTTCGTCGAACAAGCTCACCGGGTCGCTCCCCCCGGACCTCTGCTACGGCAATAAGCTCCAAACCTTGATCGCCCTCGGCAACTTCCTCTTCGGCCAGATACCGGAGTCCCTCGGACGCTGCGAATCCTTGAGCCGCATCAGAATGGGCGACAACTACCTCAACGGAACCATTCCGCAAGGCCTCCTCAGCTTGCCGAATCTGTCCCAGGTGGAGCTCCAGGACAACTACCTCACCGGCGGATTCCCCGACACCGGTAGCTCTTCCATTTCTCCCAATCTTGGACAGGTTTGCCTCTCCAATAACCGGCTCGCCGGCCCCTTGCCGCCGTCCATCGGGAACTATTCCGGCCTCCAGAAGCTGTTGCTGAACCAGAACTCCTTCACCGGCAAAATTCCGCCCGAGGTCGGAAGGCTGCAGCAGCTGTCCAAGCTGGACTTGAGCAGCAACCGCTTCTCCGGCCCGATCACCCCGGAGGTGAGCAAGTGCAAGCTGCTGACCTTCGTGGATCTCAGCAGGAACGAGCTGTCCGGCGACGTCCCGGCGGATGTAGCCGCCATGCGGATCTTGAATTACCTCAACCTGTCGAGGAATCATCTGGAGGGCCCAATCCCGGTGGCCATCTCGACGATGCAGAGCCTGACGGCGGTGGATTTCTCCTACAACAACCTATCGGGCGTCGTGCCGAGCACCGGCCAGTTTAGCTACTTCAACGCCACGTCCTTCGTCGGCAACCCGGACCTGTGCGGCCCTTATCTCGGCCCGTGCCGGCCCGGGATCTCCGACGACTCCCACACCGCCCGCGCCAAAGGCGCCCTCTCCGCCTCTTTCAAGCTCTTGCTCGTCATCGGCCTTCTCATCTGTTCCATTGCCTTCGCCATTGCGGCCATCATCAAGGCTCGGTCCTTGAAGAGGGCCAGCGAGGCCCGGGCGTGGAGGCTGACCGCGTTCCAGCGGCTGGACTTCACGTGCGACGACGTGCTGAACTGCTTGAAGGAGGAGAACATCATCGGGAAGGGAGGGGCCGGGGTCGTCTACAAGGGCGTGATGCCCGACGGCGAACAGGTTGCCGTCAAGAGGCTTCCGGCGATGAGCAGAGGATCGTCGCACGACCACGGGTTCAACGCCGAGATACAGACTCTGGGGAGGATCCGCCACCGGCACATCGTGAGGCTGCTGGGTTTCTGCTCCAACCACGAGACCAACCTGCTggtctacgagtacatgcccaACGGCAGCCTCGGGGAGGTTCTCCATGGCAAGAAGGGCGGGCACCTGCTCTGGGACACGAGGTACAAGATCGCGGTGGAGGCCGCCAAGGGTCTGTGCTACCTCCACCATGACTGCTCCCCGCTGATCCTCCACCGGGATGTGAAGTCCAACAACATCCTCCTGGATTCCAACTTCGAAGCTCATGTCGCCGACTTCGGGCTCGCCAAGTTCTTGCAGGACACGGGCACGTCCGAGTGCATGTCCGCCATTGCCGGTTCTTACGGTTACATAGCACCAg AGTATGCTTACACCCTCAAAGTGGACGAAAAGAGCGATGTTTACAGCTTCGGTGTGGTGCTGCTGGAACTCGTGACCGGGAGGAAGCCCGTCGGTGAATTCGGTGACGGCGTCGACATCGTACAGTGGGTGAGGAAGGTGACGGGCTCGAACAAGGAGGAGGTGACCAAAATCTTGGACCCAAGGCTTCCGACCCTCCCCGTCCACGAGGCGATGCATGTGTTCTACGTCGCGATGCTCTGCGTGGAGGAGCAGAGCGTGGAGCGGCCGACGATGAGGGAGGTCGTTCAGATCCTCACCGAGCTCCCTAAGCCGCCGCTGAAACAGGGAGAAGACTCGTCCAGTGGCAATGTGTCTGCACCACCACCTCCGGCCGCCCCTGTGGAGTCACCTGCTAAGGAAAACAAGgatgagcagcagcagcagcagcagcaaccagCTTCGAATTCACCACCGTCAGATCTCCTTAGCATTTAG